Part of the Lytechinus variegatus isolate NC3 chromosome 16, Lvar_3.0, whole genome shotgun sequence genome, ACATGTATTAAcctcagggccccgtcttacaaagagttacgattgacccaatcaatctcaactgcatggcaatccatcaatgtcataaccttcctacaggaaatttgcacaatctccttagtaaacaaagagaatcccactgaattttcaagagaaCGATGAATGTGTATACATAACACATACATCAcatctacaaaatattttgaacaaaattacattatacatgtatatgttgatgttgctgaccgtccatagttgtggttgatcggatcaattgcaaatatttgtaagatggggcccttcATAAAATCTATGATGAGAATACACGTGACTTTGCCATGTCAATCATCAAAACACTAATTTACTTTAGGTAAACTGGCATCAATCTTTGTTTGGACCATGCCAATAACTGAATAGATCTCTGCAAACTGTTGCAGAGAGATATACATCATACCCCTCCTCTGTCACTCTCTGGTAATCTTCTAGTAGGGTACCCCAAGGATTGGTTTGGGCCCTTACCTGATCCATTTTTACTAAATCTATGATGAGAATGCCTACTATTTCAACGATCAAAACACTCATTTACCTCAGGTAAACTGGCATCAATCTTCGTCTGAACTTTGATGATATCTGAGTAGATCTCGGCAAGCTGTTGCAGACAAATATATGTCATACCCCCTTCCTCTGTCACTCTTTGGTAATCCTCAACCTGAATCGCTGTAAGCTGTTCTTTACATGAATGGCATACTCGTATATACAGACAGTCATCGGGTTCAACTTCTGGGCTCTAGGTGCAAGGAAGGTACACTGACGATTATCAAATCAAGGATTGAATATTTTAGTGTGACAATCTCAAGATCTCTCCAAAAATTTTGAGGAGGCAAGACATGGGGTATCAGGGCAAAATTTCAATAAACACTGCGAATGAGGTGAgtgagcaaaattttcatcttattttaatgaaacaaatataattttgtaaaagATTTTGATGtacttttcagaaaatgatatatttcatccttttcccttttcatttctttctttttcaccttttttctttgtcatgaaagttttttttttgaggggggggggccctgGCCCTGCTCATCTGTACACCAGTACCTTTGATCCACAATGTAACCAAATGAACTGAATGAAGACACAATAAGCGAACGTCAGTTTCTTCGACGCCCCACTCGATGCCTTACCCCAATGACTCTGATGATAGCCCAGCGAGGGTCTGAACCAAGTTCAGCCCGGTCTGATTTGTCCGGTGTATACAGCAGAAGGTCCCTAGAAGACTGTGGCTTGCAGACTAGCCTTCCACAGATCCTACAGTTGGGCTTCCCTTCCAGCTTACCATACGGACGATTGCAGCATTGGCAACTAGTTCCTTCAGCCTGTGATACATGAGAAAAAAACCTCTCATAATTATGCACATGCATgtattcttatatttttcatatttctttatacgtttccgtcattttggttggTAATGAATACAAAACTACAGCAATTAACAAGATTACACTAAAAACCATCCTGCCTGGTGGTTTCTGCCATTCAGGTACACTGTGACTATGCTGCATTAATAGACTGAATGGATAAATACAGAATCTCTTGCAATTAACAAGATTACAGTTACCACCCAACCTGGTGGTTTCAGCTAATTGGATACACCATGACTAACAACCTTTGACATGCTGCATTTTGTATACTAACTGGATCCATCTTAAGTAGTAAATATAGAAGCTCTTGCGATCAACAAGATTACACTTACCACCCAACCTGGTGGTTTCTGCCAATCGGGCACACCGTGACTAACGACCTTTGACACGCTGCGCTTGAAAAAGCTGAATGGATTTTTTGTCGGTGATCCTCCTCCATTGGTCTCTGGTGATGGACCAGCCGTCTGGGGTGTGGAGATGTTGGACGAATGATGTGTATGGAATCCTTCCACAAGGTTCCTACATACTCTTTCTATGACAGACCTGCAtgaagcaacaacaaaaaaatatatataaataaaactgACTGTTTATCATGTTTCTTGTCCAATGATTTTCtacaataattatatttaattgATAGGCTCAGAACAGAATACCAGAAATAAATGgattatttataaaatattatcaacataaatgattataattattagaCCATACAATACAGCTGGAAATTGGACagcaagtttaaaaaaaaatttaaccttaagtgaaaaaaaaatcattaatactatcaatatcatatcaaaatatatcatgattATACCGAAAATTGGAAAGTACGAACCTGGTAAGTTTAGAACTGTCCCGTTTCTGACGAGCAGCACGGAAGAGCTGAAGGTCATAGGTCCACCTTCGTGAATGGCCAATCTCTTGTTCTTTTGCATCATAACATTTCTCACAAACCTGGaacaaattaaaatgataattattttcaaattggaAAGTGATGCACAAAGTATCTCAAAGGCCCATATTCTAAACCCTAAAGTCAAAAGTTGAGGTTTAATTCTGAGTAGCCAAATATGAAGCAACTATTCATTACTATATCTATTAATACTAAAAGTTCAATTTATCATCACATCTGGCACTCAAAGAATTACAAACCAACATGAAATTATACATAAACTAGTTTTCTTTGCCATGAAACTATTGGAAAGATCCCAATACTCAAAAGAAGCACGGAGTGTAAACAAATGTTTGACTGGACTTCGACAaattttccataatttcagTCGAGATATTTATCATGATTTAAGGTAAACTTGAGCTTTGAATATTCATGCTTTGAAGTTTAAGATATGAGCAACATGAAGCATAACtcttttactgtaaaaataatgtgatgatatgatgataattcaaatgaattatGTCTTTGAGAGCAAGGAGTTCTTGGAAAGAGACAAGTACTGCTTCTCTTCTACTTAGTATTTGATTAGAAGTTAAAAATCATTTATAGTGCTACTCTGTAGCTTATTCTTCATTGAGATTTCACTGAcatctttctctcatttttttctctttttcacaATTTACCAATTAAAGCAAAAGAGTGGAATCTCCTTCAAATTTAATATAATTAGTGACTTTCTCACTTTGCAAACTTATCTGTTGTGATCACACTCCACATTGAGTAGGACTCACAAAAatcaacaggggggggggggctggagaCCTAGTTACTGTCAAAAGTTTTATGAGTTTCTTAATTTGCACATCCATCAGTTCGGATCTTACAAAGCAATGAATTAGACTGATCACTAAAATCAGGAGGGGGAAGACCTTGTTATGCTTAGATTTGTTTAATGATTCTCTTAGTTTTCGCATCCATCCAATTGAATCAAACTCCACATTGAGTGGGACGTATCATAAAATTCAATTGAGGGGGAGGTCTAGTTATGGTTATAATATTTATGATTATCTTACTTTGCACATCCATCCGTTTGGATCATACTCTGCATTGGATGATAGTCTTCTCTTGAACTGCAGACATTTTGCACAGAAGATAAGGCCACATCTGTAGAAAATTATGATGCAATACAGTTAATGTATATGATGAAGTGGAACAACACAGAAAGAAACCACTTTTTgtgagagtgatcacgaatttccttgttgaccatagtagattgcgagacaaatgaataccctctagcgattatttcaatccgcaataatgaacctatttagaaACCATTCATGTTCCATATTGATGATTTCTAATCCACTACAAAATACCAGCTAATACacaaataccagttgtggtaatgatctcaaaatgagtttgaacagattcaaataaaatgatcacCCAAGTGTTTGgttgtaaaaataacaaaaataagtgCCAAATgactctggaagaaaatgtgtaattggtTGGAAATAAGCGAAATAAGtacggaattccatcaaatatttttcaaagcaatatgAATACACTGTCCCAGATATGGCtttttgtgttagtgatcatcagaattatacGTCCAAGAACAGCCCTTCTTTGCAATTAAGAACCCTAGATTTGTTCTTATAACTATAAGACATCATATTCATTCCAAAATGATTATTCTTCATTTATGAATCTTTCACATTCCCAATTTCCttcatcattaatcatttattcaataatCTATATGCTACTAATCAAAAGTCAATCATTGACTTCTTAATGTGTGACAAAAGGGGAATCCCACCTAAATGGAATTCCCCTTTTCCGAAAAGCAGAAAATTCCACaagcagatacatgtacatgtagatgagaatttttttttttttaattgtaaacATTTGCATCCATTATCCAATTTGTACAGACACCTCCATTTTCCCCTGAGACTCAAATAacaatgttatttatttaatgagtTTTAATCAGAATATGtttctgttaaaaaaacaaacaaaacaatcaaCTAAAACAATATACAATTTAAAGTCCCATTTCAAACACAACAGCAAAGGTACTAAAGGAGAAAAACCAAAATTTGATAAGCCACCTGTCAAAATCTACATGATTGTATTTGATTGCCCTTTCCACTGTTCATATAGTCAAAGagagattttatttttcaaaaacccAGAACTAGCTTATTCCTGGTATGACTTTTCCAACTTTCACTACTCTGTTCTCTTGTTTTCCCTCTTTCACAGAAACCATTTAATTTTCAAGGTTGGGGAATCCCCTTCAGAGAAAGCAACTTACTTCCTGCAGTGGTGTTTTGACATCGCCCAGAGAGGGCGCTTACATGATTTGTTGCTGCAATTACTGCACTCTGCATTTGGCACCCAATGACTTCTTGTCACAGCTTtatcaaagaaatacaaaacATAAAGGAAAAACAATATCACAATTAGTATTAAGTAGCACATTAGATTTAATGGGAAAAACATGTGTATTGAACTGGATTAAATACTTTGGAATGTGTGTGTACATTATATACTGGTGTCGTTTGCAGGGGGGTGGAAGGATGGCCTTTGACCCCCTAGaacaattttctcatttttgaaatttttccctcttttcttttgcTAGAAGGAAACCGTACACAACTtgacttacccccccccccatggttAATTCTGTATCTGCCATTATTCTTATAAAGTAAAGtgtgttttagaaatgaatatgttaatatgacaattttttaaaacgtgatataattttcttttctctgtATTTGTAGTATTAtcagtaaattgccaattcgtctactgccatctcatccactcatcacatggccTACGGATCATTTTgaagtctaatgccattccatccatcaacatttcatctaacaaccatttggtccaatcatcatttcatctaatcaccagttcgtccatgaccattttgtctcatatcCAAGTTAGCCAAATACctgttttatttaaatcaatttttcccGATTAACACTttgtctaattagaccaaacggTAGACTGAATGGCTATTGGGCAAATTGGTTActaaacaaaatagtgagtggaccAAATGGCAATCAGACCATGTGGACATTGggcaaactgatggtagaccaaatgatagtagacgattTGGAAATTggaccaaataaaaataaacctaTCGTTCTATCTGCTTACAATGGGTGATATAACAAACCAAGGAGAAGACAGAGAGGCtattctcactacgttcctaaaactacttaactggaaaccgattcaggaagccactttggaagatcgctttgctagcgttctcaattgatcacacgaaagtggttttcaaaaccacttcacgtaaatcgctcttgttgctatggaaacgctctcagtggggtgacacgtttcgcgcgaaattcgaaaccgcagcataggcattctacacctgtcgtgtggagtagcgcgctcaaaatgtgcgaagatcgcttcccgaagaacggttgtgtcctcacttacgctaaaaccagtttaacgaggcaaagcgatcttgaaaactacatcgcgaggtggttttccaaactggtttggaagatcgcttccaagaccgctttgactgTTCTCACTatgcgttaaactagtttccactaaactagttttaggaacgtagtgagaacagcctcagaGTCTGGGGTTAGGGTGGTTGTAGACGAGGAGAAGGGGGAATATTTGAtagttcattttcttttcaatttcaatttcttttctctACCAGCATTGCCCACAGACATTTTTGTTAACCATTCTACAAATGGATGTCATTTAACCCTTCAAAATTTTATTCGAATTCCCAGATGAAACCTATTATCTTCAGGAACTTTCCAATGTTTATACACTTTCTTTCgatatttccccttttttgtcaAGTACTTCCTTTTGGGAATCCCCATTTTTAATATTCCTCCGTATGGGATACCCTACactgaaaactaaaaaaaaaaaaattaaagggcCTATTGTTATATAGCAAgaatatttacataaattatgtatATGTGCCAAATTTTCTCTTCAATTGCAAAGATTGTTTTTGAAAAAGATGTATATCATCATTTGCATGCATATACTAAGTTTCAGCGGTTAAAATGGTGAGACAAGCTATAGCTTTTCTAAAAGTTATTCTCAATTTACATAATGGTATGCACTATACTTTTCAAGAGatgttgaataaatgaatttgaaatactCCTGTATTAGTCAGTAGAAATTACACATGAATGGACTCATGAATGGCTTCCCAGGTCCATGTTccataatctacatgtatattattatagtAATTTTGTCATAAAATAGTATTACTGAAAGTGCTCAATTTGATCAATTATAATTTACACCATTGGATGGCACCGTTATCATAGTGTTAACTTTTATGCATTGGTCCATTGGTTTGTCTTGAAGAGTTGCAATTGACCTGACtgatcacaactatggaaagccaatggTGTCAACATCTAGAGTGTGTGTACACATTCTTtctctcaaaatattttctaaacatGATGCATAATAGGCATGCACCATTTTCCTGACAATTATAAAGTGTTCTGCTTAGTTTCCAAAGTAATGTAATGTTGTATTATTTGTGTACATTAAACATTGTTTTTATAGTACAGGTACTTTTAGTAATTCGTTGAAATTTATTATGTATccattttttacatttataattCAGTTTGGCTCATAAATACATGACACACTATTTTTCACACTTTTATGTAAATTATAccacttttttatttctatttcatattAGTATTTAACTACATTTATATTATCctgatttttattgatttttatacaGTTCTTTAAccattacatgtacttcatatACTTCGTCTCCGAATTGTGTACTTCCATTCGttcatgattacataaatttaaatacatttactttatttctttatataaCATATTGTTAATTTTCTTGCATTGCATTGTATCACTTTAAGcacaaattttcaaatattgttttgattttatttcatgtatttatgtttttaaccTCAGGACCATtatgtaaaacagttttttaactgatcttgtcatcccatatttgaataaataaaaaaagaataaattaagAATGGTCAtttatggatttccatagttgagaGTGACCGGACCAGTTACAACTCTTTGCAAGATGGGGACCCTGGTCTGGTCTTGTTATAAAACTAGATATCACTGACCTGACTTAGCATCCGTCTGTTCTTCCAAATTCTGCACCCCTGCATCAAAACTCTGCTGAAACCTTTTCAAGTCATCCTGGACCCTATCCCATTCTTGCTTGACCTCTGGTCCAAGGTTTGATGACCTCTTCTGACCCCTAGTCACTCTTCCAAGTTGCCATCTCCTCCTTCCATCACCCGATGCTGTACATGTTGGAGGAGCTTGAGACAAAGATCGTGGGTTGCtagttttgttgttgttgaacaTCTTTGATCTGTGAATAAGATTTCAGAATGAATCATGTACACATAAATATGCAGACAAAGTTCTGACTGAAGACTATTATTCTACAAAGCAGATTTCTAAATTAGCCTAAGATACCTGAGTAAATTGGGTAGGAAATACATGTTTAATGATGCCATAAGTAGACTGAATAGAAGGTTTACGCTACTCGCTAAAATGGGAATCAGCGTGTACAACTCTATGGGGAGTTTTCCATAGTTTTACGCGCTGGTTTCCATTTCAGAGAGTAGAGTAAACTTGGTTACTGTACTTGCTAAAATGGGAACCAGCGTGTACAACTCTATGGGGAGTTTTACACGATGGTTCCCATTTTAGCGAGTAGAGAAAAGACAGCGACGAAATCAATCTTTCTGATTTAAGCTCTTTGAAGGATTCAATTTATTTAGAATCAGCACGCCAGCTGCGGTGAAGCAGCGAGCAAGCTCGAAGTGTCCTGTGGAAATTAGGAACTGGTTCCCAATTTCATGATAATGCCGGGAAATCTATCTTTGTTTACAATCGTCTCTTACATGTTTATGGGAGGGGGTTCAAGGGCAAGGCTTCGTAATCAAATAACcttaatatcaatatcataaaaAACACTATGATCACGGAGTCCTACCttactgcggcagcccgaacacAGACACAGTACTGTCCGAAGACATGTCAAGGTCCCCGGCCGGGGCAAAAACTTAATAAACTAACAACAACGTTAAAggctagacaggaataaccgtcatTTCTGGGAATTTAATTAACTATTTCTGACATTTCATGTATTGGTAagtggagccaacgcagttcagcggaacaaccaaaatacagtcTAAACTAGTTACAGACTAACGTTAGGCACAAAGCTTTGTTGGTCTACCTACATGACCGAAAATTAAAAAAGCAAGGCTAGGCGTAAGCtactgggctcccgcccgcatAGCGGGCGCTCAGGAGCTtaccgtgtaattgaccatactcacgggacaagggtagattatggtcaaaatatctagcaagataaattatgaaaacagaaattatgcacttgcTACGATTATATGGTTGATGGTTTAatgagtggcagtttttctgacatctgggcacagactggaacctcaaaaaaacgaaaagttctcccCTTCTACCagctacccccgtctcgatcggccatttttgttatgaattgtaacaacATGGCCGATCGaaacgggggtagaaggagagaacttttcgtttttttgaggttccagtctgtgcccagatgtcaggaaaactgccactcgttagaccttcatccatataatggtggtaagtgcataatttctgttttcatcatttatcttgctagatattttgaccataatctacccttgttcCGTGGgtatgggtaaatacacggtgagctcctgggcgctccctgggttaggCTAGgccttagaccaaaagcttcggtctctgttatgttggtttttcagctgaactctgttggcttcactcaccaaatacagagactgaagttctagcgcgatctgtacaggggactcaatgtcCATaggtttatgtacttaagatcggataaaacggggaagtaatttgcgcgacagccgaggtaagtcactgtttttgttccttttaacttgatttttctctgtgttttggcaattaatgccaagagggaatattaatttgcatttattaaagacaaaaattgaagagccccgatgaggggattttgcattgcaagtcccctatgcgtaatggtggctgcacgatagcgagccgtctgtgtacgaggagaaataaaaaaaaatgttaaaaaactcctcgaaacagacggctgccagctgtctagctaggtcgtgtcgtaattcaatttactacacgacgtaaataattacgtagtgtagcaattcgaattactacacgatgtaaataattacgtagtgtagtaattcgaattactacacaacataattccgaattactgcccaacgatttaatgtcatgacgttaaatgaattagtgtcgctacatcaaataattaaggtcgtgtagtaattcgaattactacacgacgtaaataattacgtagtgtagtaattccaattactacactacctaaataattacgtcgtgtagtaaataattactacacgacgtaattccgaattactgctcaacgatttaacgtcatgacgttaaatgaattagtgtagtgacgttaaatcaaccaatgagaccgttcgttatatgagcgcaatgcgaagagctgagactacagagtattgtacaggaacgtaccggcaggaagttagttggatgttcgacatttgatattcaaactgtgaagttggtttgatattcaggttcgatattcaaacgcctgtGAAGCAGGACCAACATtcgatattcaaatatattcaggggttttgaaagctaagGGGTTTTACAGGTGcagcacgtctcgggcaaccataacaaCACTGGCGTGCCCAAGTACGAGGACATTTAGGGGACAAacgtcagtgaataaaagggcaagaaattttatttgtttaatttttttttcgaggggcccccagggataccccgacggcctagccggtGTAACACGTATCTTAACTTGTAGAAatcgactcgggcaaccatatAAACACTAGtttgacccggtgcatgcacatttagggggctcaaattaacaaaattaaaggaataaagggctatttatcgcattttgtttatttttttccaaggggcccccaggaaTATCCCGACGGTCTATCCGGGGTAACCACCTaccctaacttgtagaacttgactcggttacccggcgcatgcacattaacggggggctaaaattaacaaaacggaatatttcaagcatggggAACCACAATCCTGACTAATCTAAGCCAgtggatagagtaaaaaaaaaacaaggaaagagagaatacataataggagagagagaagcgaaagggggagattggaaagaacaggagggggaacgggagagaaagagaagggagaacggaggggtcatatcattgtatgaacaggatgttttatgattgtgccccgagcattagggcgaagctcaatgcgtgataagaacaaaaagagggggcacacaatggcgcatgcagcaaaaatttgcttcgtaataagtctcgagccagcgagaaaaaaaaaacacctttaactttgagattgattttgacatggtatacataaaataacgtatctttcatctttctttccttttttcatttcctattgttctcggttgtagaacatttttttggggggggggcagtactATGCGGATCGGGTCCCTGGCAATATTGGTCcagcttcacaggcgtttgaatatcgaacctgaatatcaaaccaacttcacagtttgaatatcaaatgtcgaacatccaactaacttcctgccggtacgttcctgtacaatactctgtagtctcagctcttcgcattgcgctcatataacgaacggtctcattggttgatttaacgtcactacactaattcatttaacgtcatgacgttaaatcgttgagcagtaattcggaattacgtcgtgtagtaattatttactacacgacgtaattatttaggtagtgtagtaattggaattactacactacgtaattatttacgtcgtgtagtaattcgaattactacacgaccttaattatttgatgtagcgacaccaattcatttaacgtcatgacattaaatcgttgggcagtaattcggaattacgtcgtgtagtaattcgaattactacactatgtaattatttacgttgtgtagtaattcgaattgctacactacgtaattatttacgtcgtgtagtaaattgaattacgacacgacgtatatccgtgtttttgacggtctcctgcttctATAGAAGTCTACCAGGTAGTCCTCTTGCCTCCTGTCATGCCCGTCAGTGTAACTTTGAGCTGAGCCCGAGTGCGACGACTCGAGACTAAAAAAGTGCACCATCACAGTCACACAATCAAggcaaaaaaagaaacagagcTCAACTCACGTAGCTCACCACCTCAAAACCAAGTCGAGCTGAGCCAGAGTTTCGGCGGGGAGAGTTGAGGAAGTTCCGTATGTAATCGAGCAAGCAGCCACGGCGTTTGGAAATTTTTGATTCACAAAAATTGAAATCCAGTTGTTACTAAAATCCAGTGTCCTTAGCTTTGCTGAAGTGAGGAATGATGGAGTAGAATGAAGAAGCATGCCGAAAAACAAGAAACAATTTAATGCCCAACTAAGACTAAGTAATATTCTAAATACGACAGACTCGtcatttcttgtttattttttcttgcacGCATGCCCTGCTAACTTAGTCTGTTTCCACACACATAcgaatattttatttccatgagTGGCAAGTACCCCGGCAAGCACATGTAATTAGTGGTTATGTGCGACACCCCACACATCATCACAcatatagtaaaaaaataaacatataaatgaatgactgaatgagtgaattaaatgaatgaaaaaataaatgaatcaatctATTAATAATAACAGGTTGAACATTTCTGCTTCCTAAAATAACCTATACCCTCCCCTTTTTATTCTCTAaccattaaataaaaaaaatcgctgtATATAATTAAATTTGCTACTACATGAATACATTTGCCACCCTCTCAGACAGTGCATGATGAAAACACACACTTGGGCATGCATGCAAATGaattcctgttt contains:
- the LOC121429734 gene encoding vacuolar segregation protein PEP7-like — translated: MFNNNKTSNPRSLSQAPPTCTASGDGRRRWQLGRVTRGQKRSSNLGPEVKQEWDRVQDDLKRFQQSFDAGVQNLEEQTDAKSAVTRSHWVPNAECSNCSNKSCKRPLWAMSKHHCRKCGLIFCAKCLQFKRRLSSNAEYDPNGWMCKVCEKCYDAKEQEIGHSRRWTYDLQLFRAARQKRDSSKLTRSVIERVCRNLVEGFHTHHSSNISTPQTAGPSPETNGGGSPTKNPFSFFKRSVSKVVSHGVPDWQKPPGWVAEGTSCQCCNRPYGKLEGKPNCRICGRLVCKPQSSRDLLLYTPDKSDRAELGSDPRWAIIRVIGSPEVEPDDCLYIRVCHSCKEQLTAIQVEDYQRVTEEGGMTYICLQQLAEIYSDIIKVQTKIDASLPEFQKLIDGLEIQAGAPTSLPPNRNNMQLLAKHQGDLSDHLSLFVITVGRLKRLEPQSRLQVKLVKNLMSCKLSFYQETNSLYRQLKKQLGEITPQEVLQEIQTIVDEKAINSACLSLNQLAFEVLHLCLKHNLEQSLPLTIKQAAEVCESDLKKKMESSGEDWEEHKNQINAFVKIQIKGDEENHFKPRLYIRPSRRRTKREGVLYVEWFVNQRTSEVAEKIHAQLVSRTADRSFKRTKSSLEELRSSFIDEDKNDDKNGWTLL